ACGGACAGCCCGATCAGCATCACACCGAGCAGGACGCCGAGCGCGACCTCGGTGCGCTGGGCGCGCCGGGTCGCCGGGGCGCGGAAGGACGGCACCGCGTTGGCGACCGCCTCGACCCCGGTCAGCGCCGAGCAGCCGGCCGCGAACGCCTTGAGCAGCAGCAGGGCGCCGACCGTGGTGGCGTTGTCGGCGAGGACGGAGGCGTGTCCGTCGGCGGTGACGGTGGCGGCGGGCGCGGCGCGGAAGAGCCCGACGGCGACCATCGCCAGGATGGCGCCGACGAAGACGGCGGTGGGGACGAGGAAGGCCTTTGCCGAGTCGACGATGCCGCGCAGGTTGAGGGCGGTGATGAGGGCGAGGACCGCCAGGCAGATCCCCACCCGGTCGTCGTAGAGGGCGGGGAAGGCCGAGGTCAGGGCGGCGACGCCGGCCGTCACCGAGACGGCGACGTTCAGGACGTAGTCGAGGAGGAGGGAGGCGGCGGCGAACAGGGCGGTGCGCCGGCCGAGGTGGGTCCTGGCCACCGCGTAGGAGCCGCCGCCGTTGGGGAAGGCCGCGATCACCTGACGGTAGGAGGCGACCAGGACGGCGAGCAGGACGGCGATGGCGAGGGTGACGGGGAGCGTGAAGCCGAGGCCGTGGCTGCCCGCCGCGGCCAGGACCAGCACGATCGACTCGGGGCCGTAGGCCACGGACGCCATGGCGTCGAGCGAGAGGGCGGCCAGGCCCTGGAGGGCGGTGAGCCGGTGCCGGGCGTCGGGCTCGGCGGCCGGGGAGTCGGGTTCGGCGACCGGGGCGCCGGCGGGGCCGGTGGCGGTGGTGGTGGGGGCAGTGGTGGTGACGGTGGCGGGGGCGGTATCCGGCGGTTCCTCCGGCCGGCCGTCGGGCTGGGAAACCTTCGCCATCGTTCGTCGTACCTCCGTGCGCACCGTGCGGGACCAGGCCAGCGTGCGGGGTGCGACGGCCGCCGTCCGCGGCCTTGGCGGCACCTTGGCGGGCAACGGGTCGTTCTTCACGGGTTCTTGACGCGTACGCATACCGGCCCGCCGCCGCACCACCACCCGCTCGGCGGAGGTGCCCCGGTGACCGCCCGTTCAGCGGAGGGGGCCGGTGACCGCCCGTTCAGCGGAGGGGCGCCCCGGTGACCGCCCGCAGATCGCGGTAGCTGACCAGACGGAGCCCGCAGAAGTCCTCGGGGTCGTCCTCCAGGTCGAAGCAGGCGGCGATGATCCAGATCACCAGGAAGAAGTAGCCCCCGAGCCAGCGGCGGAACAGCCGGGGCAGCCGCGGGCGGGTGGCGTCCGTTTCGCGGATGACGCGGGTACGGACGGCGAACTTGCCGAGGCTCGCCCCGGCGATCCGGGTCAGCAGGACATGGTTGAGGAACGACAGTCCGAAGCCCGCGCCGGCGACGGCGTAGAAGACCTGCAGGGCGGGCAGACCGGCGTGGCCGGCGGAACGCAGGGCGATGTAGGCGGCGGTCAGCGCCAGCAGCCCGTCCAGGAATATCGCGCCGAGCCGGCGCATCGGGTTCGCCTCGTTGGGGATGCGCGGAGCCGCGGCGGGCGGAGCGTACGGGGAATGCGGAGCCGACTGCGGTGCATACGGGTGCGCAGGGCCCTGGGGCGGCTGCTGTGGCCCCTGGTACGGGTGCTGCGCGCCCTGGTACGGGTGTGGCCGGCCCTGGGAGGGGTGCTGTTGCCCCTGGTACGGCTGCTGCTGGCCGTATGGGTGCGGCGGGTTCGGATAGGGAGGCGGCGGGCCCTGCGGAGAGGACTGCTGCGGAGGGTATGGAGAAGGCTGCTGCGGGGGGTGCGGAGAAGGCTGCTGGGGAGGGAAAGGTCGCTCGTACACGGGTCCGGATCTTTCCATGCCGTGCGGGTTCAGAACGCCGCAGCGGGCCGTGAGAAGTCGTAGCGGACACCGGTGAGTTGTTCCGAGGCGGCCCACAGGCGCTCGCCGTTCGCGTCCTTCTTGGTCCAGGGGGCGCGGAAGGACTGGGCGGGGGCGCCGCGGAGTCCGCTGCGCGGGCCGATGAAGGAGTCCGGCCGCATGTGCGGGGCGGTGGCCGCGCAGAGGGTGCCCAGGGCGCCGCCGTCCGGGGACTGGGCGATGAGGCGGTTGCCCAGCTCGATGGCCCGCTCGGCGGAGGTGCGGCCCTCCATCCGGACGCCCGTGGTCTGCAGATTGGTGGACGCGTATCCGGGGTGCGCGGCGGCCGCGACGACCTGCGAACCGGCCGCGGCCAGCCGCCGGGTCAGCTCGTGGACGAAGAGGAGGTTGGCGCTCTTGGAGCGGGCGTAGGCGATCCAGCGGCGGTAGGAGTGCTCGCTGTTGAGGTCGCTGTAGTCGAGGTCGGCGAGGGCGTGCAGCATGCTGGAGACGGTGACGACCCGGGCGCCGGGGGTGGCGAGGAGCTTGGGCAGCAGCAGCCCGGTCAGCGCGAAGTGGCCGAGGTGGTTGGTGCCGAACTGCATCTCGAAACCGTCGGCGGTGGTGCGGTACGGCAGGGCCATCACGCCCGCGTTGTTGATGAGCAGGTCGAGGCGGTCACCGTCGAAGTCGTCGAGGGCGGCGGCGAAGTCCCGTACGGAGGACAGATCGGCCAGGTCGAGCGGCCGGAACTCGGCCTCGGCGGTGGGGACTTCGGAGCGCAGCCGGTCCAGGGCGGCGATCCCGCGCGTCTCATTGCGGCAGGCCAGCAGTACGCGGGCGCCCTGGCGGGCCAGTTCGCGGGCGGTGACATAGCCGATACCGCTGTTCGCGCCCGTGACGACCGCCGAGCGGCCCGTCTGGTCGGGGATGTGGCTGGTGTTCCACCTGGTCACGCCTGCACTCCTCCGTAGGGGGCAACCAGG
This genomic stretch from Streptomyces nigrescens harbors:
- a CDS encoding RDD family protein — its product is MRRLGAIFLDGLLALTAAYIALRSAGHAGLPALQVFYAVAGAGFGLSFLNHVLLTRIAGASLGKFAVRTRVIRETDATRPRLPRLFRRWLGGYFFLVIWIIAACFDLEDDPEDFCGLRLVSYRDLRAVTGAPLR
- a CDS encoding oxidoreductase, encoding MTRWNTSHIPDQTGRSAVVTGANSGIGYVTARELARQGARVLLACRNETRGIAALDRLRSEVPTAEAEFRPLDLADLSSVRDFAAALDDFDGDRLDLLINNAGVMALPYRTTADGFEMQFGTNHLGHFALTGLLLPKLLATPGARVVTVSSMLHALADLDYSDLNSEHSYRRWIAYARSKSANLLFVHELTRRLAAAGSQVVAAAAHPGYASTNLQTTGVRMEGRTSAERAIELGNRLIAQSPDGGALGTLCAATAPHMRPDSFIGPRSGLRGAPAQSFRAPWTKKDANGERLWAASEQLTGVRYDFSRPAAAF